In one Misgurnus anguillicaudatus chromosome 1, ASM2758022v2, whole genome shotgun sequence genomic region, the following are encoded:
- the slco1e1 gene encoding solute carrier organic anion transporter family member 1C1 isoform X1, with amino-acid sequence MSEPSAEDRGKTTSQQGLCIPEKRTPQKFCFSSLKIFIIALSFVYFSKALCGAYMKSTITQIERRFDLASSVVGLIDGGFEMGNLLFMALVSHFGAALHRPRLIGIGCFLMAIGSALAGLPHFLMGRYKYGTEIHGFANKTLSIAPCQYGFMAQSDYLHVKSFNNTVTECVKDPGSRMWICVFLGNALRGIGESPVTPLGISYVDDFAKAENSAFYIACLQTITLLGPICGFLLGSLCASLYVDIGFVDIDSVTITSKDARWVGAWWLGFFVSSAFLLLAGIPFWFLPRSSPKQGEKERRENLNVDQGHTMYSVKLTSIAKGFLPSLKRLLSTPIYFLLLCEIVLKFNSIIGLFTFKAKYMEQQFGQSTSRANFLIGVLNLPAIAVGIFLGGLLMKRYKLSVVAGAQFSFITSLTGCLLLLLQFGTKCDNVRVAGLTVSYNGTASISHDESSLVSTCNRDCSCSTSEWNPVCSDSGITYTSPCFAGCTSSTGHGKNTVFHNCSCVLIPSPVEGSRSVSLGQCPRGPECTQSFTSYMAISVLSSFIKSLGTTPGYMVILRCIPPELKSLALGIQTLIMRTLGGITAPIYFGALIDSTCLKWGVKRCEGRGACRMYDSNMYRIIFLGLITCLSGCSYFFAVPVIVLLRKQFSKDQITALQQATSRGNEIELQTSEICSSDGSKTDISPRENLTQTTSAKKQLSSTVSHLANSVVVG; translated from the exons ATGAGCGAGCCATCTGCAGAGGACCGTGGTAAGACAACCAGCCAACAGGGCCTTTGCATTCCAGAGAAAAGGACCCCCCAAAAATTCTGCTTCTCCAGTTTAAAG ATTTTCATCATCGCCCTCTCCTTTGTATACTTTTCCAAAGCTCTGTGTGGAGCCTACATGAAGAGTACCATCACTCAGATTGAGAGGAGATTTGACCTTGCCAGCTCTGTTGTTGGTCTTATTGATGGCGGTTTTGAGATGG GTAACTTGCTCTTCATGGCACTGGTCAGTCATTTCGGAGCGGCACTGCACAGACCTCGGCTAATAGGGATAGGCTGTTTTCTCATGGCTATTGGATCAGCTCTTGCtggactgccacacttcctcaTGGGCCG GTACAAATATGGCACGGAAATACACGGCTTTGCTAACAAGACTCTCAGTATAGCTCCTTGTCAGTATGGTTTCATGGCTCAAAGTGATTATCTACACGTCAAGTCTTTTAATAACACTGTAACAg AATGTGTGAAGGATCCTGGATCAAGAATGTGGATCTGTGTGTTCTTGGGAAATGCTCTCAGGGGAATCGGAGAGTCACCAGTCACACCTCTTGGCATTTCTTACGTTGATGATTTCGCGAAAGCAGAGAATTCAGCATTTTACATTG CATGTCTTCAGACTATCACACTGCTGGGTCCCATATGTGGCTTTCTGCTGGGCTCCTTGTGTGCAAGTCTTTATGTGGACATTGGATTTGTCGATATTG ACAGTGTGACCATCACTTCAAAAGATGCACGTTGGGTAGGCGCTTGGTGGCTTGGTTTCTTTGTGTCATCTGCCTTTCTACTGCTTGCTGGCATTCCTTTCTGGTTCCTGCCCAGATCTTCACCCAAACAAGGGGAGAAGGAAAGGAGGGAAAACTTAAATGTGGATCAGGGGCACACCATGTACTCCGTAAAACTGACCAGCATTGCAAAAG GATTCCTGCCTTCGCTGAAAAGACTCCTGAGCACTCCCATATACTTCCTGTTACTTTGTGAGATTGTTTTGAAGTTCAACTCTATCATCGGCCTGTTCACCTTTAAGGCCAAATACATGGAGCAACAGTTTGGTCAGTCTACATCAAGAGCTAACTTCCTTATTG GTGTCCTTAACCTGCCTGCGATTGCCGTGGGAATATTTTTGGGTGGTTTACTTATGAAGAGATACAAGCTGAGCGTGGTAGCGGGAGCCCAGTTTTCATTTATCACCTCCCTCACAGGCTGCCTTCTGCTCCTCCTCCAATTTGGCACAAAGTGTGACAATGTGCGTGTGGCCGGGCTCACTGTGTCTTACAATGG GACTGCCAGTATATCACACGATGAAAGTTCACTCGTGTCTACGTGTAACCGGGACTGTTCCTGCTCTACAAGCGAATGGAATCCGGTGTGCTCAGACAGTGGCATTACATACACATCGCCATGTTTCGCAGGATGCACCAGCTCCACAGGACATGGGAAAAACACG GTTTTCCACAACTGTAGCTGTGTCTTGATCCCCTCGCCAGTAGAGGGCAGTAGGTCTGTGTCTCTGGGTCAGTGTCCCCGGGGACCGGAATGCACTCAAAGTTTCACCTCCTACATGGCAATATCTGTCCTGAGCTCATTTATCAAGTCTTTGGGCACAACACCAGGATACATGGTCATTTTACG ATGCATCCCCCCTGAGCTGAAGTCGCTAGCGTTGGGTATTCAAACACTTATAATGCGAACACTGG GGGGTATTACTGCACCTATCTATTTTGGAGCTCTAATCGACTCTACATGCTTGAAATGGGGAGTGAAGAGGTGCGAAGGCCGAGGTGCATGTCGTATGTACGACTCAAATATGTACAG AATAATCTTCTTGGGCTTGATCACATGTTTGAGTGGCTGTTCCTATTTCTTCGCCGTTCCTGTCATAGTGCTTCTTAGAAAACAATTTAGCAAGGACCAGATCACGGCACTACAGCAAGCCACTAGCAGGGGAAATGAAATTGAACTTCAGACTTCAGAGATCTGCAGCTCTGATGGATCCAAAACAGACATCAGCCCCAGAGAAAACTTGACACAAACAACCAGTGCTAAAAAGCAGCTGTCATCTACTGTATCTCATTTAGCAAACTCTGTGGTAGTAGGTTAG
- the slco1e1 gene encoding solute carrier organic anion transporter family member 1C1 isoform X3 produces the protein MSEPSAEDRGKTTSQQGLCIPEKRTPQKFCFSSLKIFIIALSFVYFSKALCGAYMKSTITQIERRFDLASSVVGLIDGGFEMGNLLFMALVSHFGAALHRPRLIGIGCFLMAIGSALAGLPHFLMGRYKYGTEIHGFANKTLSIAPCQYGFMAQSDYLHVKSFNNTVTECVKDPGSRMWICVFLGNALRGIGESPVTPLGISYVDDFAKAENSAFYIACLQTITLLGPICGFLLGSLCASLYVDIGFVDIDSVTITSKDARWVGAWWLGFFVSSAFLLLAGIPFWFLPRSSPKQGEKERRENLNVDQGHTMYSVKLTSIAKGFLPSLKRLLSTPIYFLLLCEIVLKFNSIIGLFTFKAKYMEQQFGQSTSRANFLIGVLNLPAIAVGIFLGGLLMKRYKLSVVAGAQFSFITSLTGCLLLLLQFGTKCDNVRVAGLTVSYNGTASISHDESSLVSTCNRDCSCSTSEWNPVCSDSGITYTSPCFAGCTSSTGHGKNTVFHNCSCVLIPSPVEGSRSVSLGQCPRGPECTQSFTSYMAISVLSSFIKSLGTTPGYMVILRGYYCTYLFWSSNRLYMLEMGSEEVRRPRCMSYVRLKYVQNNLLGLDHMFEWLFLFLRRSCHSAS, from the exons ATGAGCGAGCCATCTGCAGAGGACCGTGGTAAGACAACCAGCCAACAGGGCCTTTGCATTCCAGAGAAAAGGACCCCCCAAAAATTCTGCTTCTCCAGTTTAAAG ATTTTCATCATCGCCCTCTCCTTTGTATACTTTTCCAAAGCTCTGTGTGGAGCCTACATGAAGAGTACCATCACTCAGATTGAGAGGAGATTTGACCTTGCCAGCTCTGTTGTTGGTCTTATTGATGGCGGTTTTGAGATGG GTAACTTGCTCTTCATGGCACTGGTCAGTCATTTCGGAGCGGCACTGCACAGACCTCGGCTAATAGGGATAGGCTGTTTTCTCATGGCTATTGGATCAGCTCTTGCtggactgccacacttcctcaTGGGCCG GTACAAATATGGCACGGAAATACACGGCTTTGCTAACAAGACTCTCAGTATAGCTCCTTGTCAGTATGGTTTCATGGCTCAAAGTGATTATCTACACGTCAAGTCTTTTAATAACACTGTAACAg AATGTGTGAAGGATCCTGGATCAAGAATGTGGATCTGTGTGTTCTTGGGAAATGCTCTCAGGGGAATCGGAGAGTCACCAGTCACACCTCTTGGCATTTCTTACGTTGATGATTTCGCGAAAGCAGAGAATTCAGCATTTTACATTG CATGTCTTCAGACTATCACACTGCTGGGTCCCATATGTGGCTTTCTGCTGGGCTCCTTGTGTGCAAGTCTTTATGTGGACATTGGATTTGTCGATATTG ACAGTGTGACCATCACTTCAAAAGATGCACGTTGGGTAGGCGCTTGGTGGCTTGGTTTCTTTGTGTCATCTGCCTTTCTACTGCTTGCTGGCATTCCTTTCTGGTTCCTGCCCAGATCTTCACCCAAACAAGGGGAGAAGGAAAGGAGGGAAAACTTAAATGTGGATCAGGGGCACACCATGTACTCCGTAAAACTGACCAGCATTGCAAAAG GATTCCTGCCTTCGCTGAAAAGACTCCTGAGCACTCCCATATACTTCCTGTTACTTTGTGAGATTGTTTTGAAGTTCAACTCTATCATCGGCCTGTTCACCTTTAAGGCCAAATACATGGAGCAACAGTTTGGTCAGTCTACATCAAGAGCTAACTTCCTTATTG GTGTCCTTAACCTGCCTGCGATTGCCGTGGGAATATTTTTGGGTGGTTTACTTATGAAGAGATACAAGCTGAGCGTGGTAGCGGGAGCCCAGTTTTCATTTATCACCTCCCTCACAGGCTGCCTTCTGCTCCTCCTCCAATTTGGCACAAAGTGTGACAATGTGCGTGTGGCCGGGCTCACTGTGTCTTACAATGG GACTGCCAGTATATCACACGATGAAAGTTCACTCGTGTCTACGTGTAACCGGGACTGTTCCTGCTCTACAAGCGAATGGAATCCGGTGTGCTCAGACAGTGGCATTACATACACATCGCCATGTTTCGCAGGATGCACCAGCTCCACAGGACATGGGAAAAACACG GTTTTCCACAACTGTAGCTGTGTCTTGATCCCCTCGCCAGTAGAGGGCAGTAGGTCTGTGTCTCTGGGTCAGTGTCCCCGGGGACCGGAATGCACTCAAAGTTTCACCTCCTACATGGCAATATCTGTCCTGAGCTCATTTATCAAGTCTTTGGGCACAACACCAGGATACATGGTCATTTTACG GGGGTATTACTGCACCTATCTATTTTGGAGCTCTAATCGACTCTACATGCTTGAAATGGGGAGTGAAGAGGTGCGAAGGCCGAGGTGCATGTCGTATGTACGACTCAAATATGTACAG AATAATCTTCTTGGGCTTGATCACATGTTTGAGTGGCTGTTCCTATTTCTTCGCCGTTCCTGTCATAGTGCTTCTTAG
- the slco1e1 gene encoding solute carrier organic anion transporter family member 1C1 isoform X2 — translation MKSTITQIERRFDLASSVVGLIDGGFEMGNLLFMALVSHFGAALHRPRLIGIGCFLMAIGSALAGLPHFLMGRYKYGTEIHGFANKTLSIAPCQYGFMAQSDYLHVKSFNNTVTECVKDPGSRMWICVFLGNALRGIGESPVTPLGISYVDDFAKAENSAFYIACLQTITLLGPICGFLLGSLCASLYVDIGFVDIDSVTITSKDARWVGAWWLGFFVSSAFLLLAGIPFWFLPRSSPKQGEKERRENLNVDQGHTMYSVKLTSIAKGFLPSLKRLLSTPIYFLLLCEIVLKFNSIIGLFTFKAKYMEQQFGQSTSRANFLIGVLNLPAIAVGIFLGGLLMKRYKLSVVAGAQFSFITSLTGCLLLLLQFGTKCDNVRVAGLTVSYNGTASISHDESSLVSTCNRDCSCSTSEWNPVCSDSGITYTSPCFAGCTSSTGHGKNTVFHNCSCVLIPSPVEGSRSVSLGQCPRGPECTQSFTSYMAISVLSSFIKSLGTTPGYMVILRCIPPELKSLALGIQTLIMRTLGGITAPIYFGALIDSTCLKWGVKRCEGRGACRMYDSNMYRIIFLGLITCLSGCSYFFAVPVIVLLRKQFSKDQITALQQATSRGNEIELQTSEICSSDGSKTDISPRENLTQTTSAKKQLSSTVSHLANSVVVG, via the exons ATGAAGAGTACCATCACTCAGATTGAGAGGAGATTTGACCTTGCCAGCTCTGTTGTTGGTCTTATTGATGGCGGTTTTGAGATGG GTAACTTGCTCTTCATGGCACTGGTCAGTCATTTCGGAGCGGCACTGCACAGACCTCGGCTAATAGGGATAGGCTGTTTTCTCATGGCTATTGGATCAGCTCTTGCtggactgccacacttcctcaTGGGCCG GTACAAATATGGCACGGAAATACACGGCTTTGCTAACAAGACTCTCAGTATAGCTCCTTGTCAGTATGGTTTCATGGCTCAAAGTGATTATCTACACGTCAAGTCTTTTAATAACACTGTAACAg AATGTGTGAAGGATCCTGGATCAAGAATGTGGATCTGTGTGTTCTTGGGAAATGCTCTCAGGGGAATCGGAGAGTCACCAGTCACACCTCTTGGCATTTCTTACGTTGATGATTTCGCGAAAGCAGAGAATTCAGCATTTTACATTG CATGTCTTCAGACTATCACACTGCTGGGTCCCATATGTGGCTTTCTGCTGGGCTCCTTGTGTGCAAGTCTTTATGTGGACATTGGATTTGTCGATATTG ACAGTGTGACCATCACTTCAAAAGATGCACGTTGGGTAGGCGCTTGGTGGCTTGGTTTCTTTGTGTCATCTGCCTTTCTACTGCTTGCTGGCATTCCTTTCTGGTTCCTGCCCAGATCTTCACCCAAACAAGGGGAGAAGGAAAGGAGGGAAAACTTAAATGTGGATCAGGGGCACACCATGTACTCCGTAAAACTGACCAGCATTGCAAAAG GATTCCTGCCTTCGCTGAAAAGACTCCTGAGCACTCCCATATACTTCCTGTTACTTTGTGAGATTGTTTTGAAGTTCAACTCTATCATCGGCCTGTTCACCTTTAAGGCCAAATACATGGAGCAACAGTTTGGTCAGTCTACATCAAGAGCTAACTTCCTTATTG GTGTCCTTAACCTGCCTGCGATTGCCGTGGGAATATTTTTGGGTGGTTTACTTATGAAGAGATACAAGCTGAGCGTGGTAGCGGGAGCCCAGTTTTCATTTATCACCTCCCTCACAGGCTGCCTTCTGCTCCTCCTCCAATTTGGCACAAAGTGTGACAATGTGCGTGTGGCCGGGCTCACTGTGTCTTACAATGG GACTGCCAGTATATCACACGATGAAAGTTCACTCGTGTCTACGTGTAACCGGGACTGTTCCTGCTCTACAAGCGAATGGAATCCGGTGTGCTCAGACAGTGGCATTACATACACATCGCCATGTTTCGCAGGATGCACCAGCTCCACAGGACATGGGAAAAACACG GTTTTCCACAACTGTAGCTGTGTCTTGATCCCCTCGCCAGTAGAGGGCAGTAGGTCTGTGTCTCTGGGTCAGTGTCCCCGGGGACCGGAATGCACTCAAAGTTTCACCTCCTACATGGCAATATCTGTCCTGAGCTCATTTATCAAGTCTTTGGGCACAACACCAGGATACATGGTCATTTTACG ATGCATCCCCCCTGAGCTGAAGTCGCTAGCGTTGGGTATTCAAACACTTATAATGCGAACACTGG GGGGTATTACTGCACCTATCTATTTTGGAGCTCTAATCGACTCTACATGCTTGAAATGGGGAGTGAAGAGGTGCGAAGGCCGAGGTGCATGTCGTATGTACGACTCAAATATGTACAG AATAATCTTCTTGGGCTTGATCACATGTTTGAGTGGCTGTTCCTATTTCTTCGCCGTTCCTGTCATAGTGCTTCTTAGAAAACAATTTAGCAAGGACCAGATCACGGCACTACAGCAAGCCACTAGCAGGGGAAATGAAATTGAACTTCAGACTTCAGAGATCTGCAGCTCTGATGGATCCAAAACAGACATCAGCCCCAGAGAAAACTTGACACAAACAACCAGTGCTAAAAAGCAGCTGTCATCTACTGTATCTCATTTAGCAAACTCTGTGGTAGTAGGTTAG
- the LOC129432042 gene encoding solute carrier organic anion transporter family member 1C1 isoform X2, translating to MIAEGGPDGFSESGKNEYSEMNMNEKPQANCCSPTLKIFIGVLAFAFFTKSLSGTYSKSTITQIEKRFDISSSTVGVIDGSFEMGNLLVITVVSYFGARFHRPKIIGAGALLMAAGTLLMSLPHFLMGRYEYETVASHTNDADNFTLSSICSPNTQNPFQQPVSGCQNGEEEGSPMWVVLLVGNIIRGIGEATIVPLGISFIDDYARPENSAFYIESLSITQQDSRWVGAWWLGYVVAGCLTLLAALPFWCLPRALPEIPKSTELDQPSNQHQHTTSIKDIAKEFGPSLKRLLLNKIYFLYLISNLMMFNAFVIIITYVPKYLEQQFGQSTSKTNFLIGVTTMPAVALGIFLSGVVMKKFKLGLLGASKVAFFTSIAGFLCTLPYFALSCQNIDFAGVTAPYQSSMDVQTIDGLLSSCNSACGCTDSQWDPVCGQNGITYISPCHAGCDSTHGTGRNMTFHECSCVKSWAPNAGNSSAALGQCSRESNCAKMFYIFLALQSVSFFVYCLGSTPIFIISLRSVEPELKSLSVGMLLLVLRVLGGIPAPIYFGALIDSTCLKWGNRKCGGRGACRIYDIHTFRMLFLGLVACLRVFGYALFWIAITYIKKKEQAEQSVELQKPAVCDPDLEEALNQSSAEDNHEVQKALKEEFL from the exons ATGATAGCAGAGGGAGGGCCAGATGGGTTCAGCGAGTCAGGAAAAAATGAATATTCAGAGATGAATATGAACGAAAAGCCTCAAGCTAATTGTTGCTCTCCGACTCTAAAG ATCTTTATTGGAGTTCTTGCATTTGCTTTTTTCACCAAATCTCTGTCGGGGACTTACTCCAAGAGCACCATCACTCAGATTGAGAAAAGGTTTGATATCTCCAGCTCCACTGTTGGCGTCATCGATGGAAGCTTCGAAATGG GTAATCTGTTGGTCATTACTGTGGTAAGCTACTTTGGTGCCAGGTTTCACAGGCCCAAGATCATTGGAGCAGGAGCTCTGCTGATGGCTGCAGGCACACTGTTAATGTCTCTACCTCACTTTCTGATGGGACG GTACGAGTATGAGACAGTTGCCTCCCACACTAATGATGCTGATAATTTTACACTAAGCTCTATCTGCTCACCTAACACCCAGAATCCCTTTCAACAGCCTGTTTCTG GGTGTCAAAACGGAGAAGAGGAAGGCTCGCCCATGTGGGTTGTTCTTCTGGTGGGAAACATTATCCGGGGAATCGGGGAAGCCACCATTGTGCCTTTGGGAATATCATTTATTGATGACTATGCACGCCCAGAAAACTCTGCTTTCTACATTG aaaGTTTAAGCATCACCCAACAGGACTCTCGGTGGGTTGGGGCCTGGTGGTTGGGATATGTGGTTGCAGGATGTCTGACACTTTTGGCTGCTTTGCCTTTCTGGTGCCTTCCCCGAGCTCTGCCTGAAATCCCCAAGAGCACTGAGCTAGACCAGCCCTCAAATCAGCACCAACACACAACCAGCATTAAAGATATAGCCAAAG AGTTTGGTCCATCTCTGAAGCGTTTGCTCTTAAACAAGATCTATTTCCTCTACTTGATTTCCAACCTTATGATGTTTAACGCCTTCGTCATAATTATAACATACGTGCCTAAGTACTTGGAACAGCAGTTTGGACAGAGCACATCCAAAACCAACTTTCTCATAG GAGTGACTACTATGCCAGCTGTGGCTCTGGGTATTTTTCTGAGTGGGGTGGTGATGAAGAAGTTTAAACTTGGTCTTCTGGGCGCCTCCAAAGTGGCTTTCTTTACCTCTATTGCTGGATTTCTATGCACTTTGCCTTACTTTGCTCTCAGCTGCCAAAATATTGATTTTGCTGGCGTCACAGCTCCCTATCAaag TTCCATGGATGTTCAAACTATAGATGGTTTACTGTCTTCCTGCAACTCAGCATGTGGTTGCACCGACAGCCAGTGGGATCCAGTGTGTGGACAGAATGGCATCACCTACATCTCTCCCTGCCATGCTGGATGTGATTCTACCCATGGCACAGGGCGAAATATG ACTTTCCATGAATGTTCGTGTGTCAAGAGCTGGGCTCCGAATGCAGGAAACTCATCGGCAGCATTGGGACAGTGTTCACGAGAGAGCAACTGtgctaaaatgttttacatctttCTGGCACTTCAGTCTGTCAGCTTCTTTGTGTACTGCCTGGGCAGCACTCCTATCTTCATCATCTCACTGAG GTCCGTGGAGCCTGAACTAAAGTCTCTCTCTGTTGGGATGTTACTGCTTGTTTTAAGAGTCTTGG GTGGCATACCTGCACCCATTTATTTTGGCGCACTTATTGACTCTACCTGTCTGAAATGGGGCAATAGAAAATGTGGTGGAAGAGGGGCGTGCAGAATATACGACATTCATACTTTCAG GATGCTGTTTCTTGGACTGGTCGCCTGTTTGCGGGTCTTTGGTTACGCTTTGTTTTGGATAGCGATcacatacattaaaaaaaaggaaCAAGCCGAACAATCCGTAGAACTCCAGAAACCAGCGGTGTGTGATCCAGATCTGGAGGAGGCTTTAAATCAATCCTCTGCCGAGGACAATCATGAGGTCCAGAAAGCTCTAAAGGAGGAGTTTTTATGA
- the LOC129432042 gene encoding solute carrier organic anion transporter family member 1C1 isoform X1, translating to MIAEGGPDGFSESGKNEYSEMNMNEKPQANCCSPTLKIFIGVLAFAFFTKSLSGTYSKSTITQIEKRFDISSSTVGVIDGSFEMGNLLVITVVSYFGARFHRPKIIGAGALLMAAGTLLMSLPHFLMGRYEYETVASHTNDADNFTLSSICSPNTQNPFQQPVSGCQNGEEEGSPMWVVLLVGNIIRGIGEATIVPLGISFIDDYARPENSAFYIGCLHTISVIGPLFGYSLGSLCASLYVDIGLVSQESLSITQQDSRWVGAWWLGYVVAGCLTLLAALPFWCLPRALPEIPKSTELDQPSNQHQHTTSIKDIAKEFGPSLKRLLLNKIYFLYLISNLMMFNAFVIIITYVPKYLEQQFGQSTSKTNFLIGVTTMPAVALGIFLSGVVMKKFKLGLLGASKVAFFTSIAGFLCTLPYFALSCQNIDFAGVTAPYQSSMDVQTIDGLLSSCNSACGCTDSQWDPVCGQNGITYISPCHAGCDSTHGTGRNMTFHECSCVKSWAPNAGNSSAALGQCSRESNCAKMFYIFLALQSVSFFVYCLGSTPIFIISLRSVEPELKSLSVGMLLLVLRVLGGIPAPIYFGALIDSTCLKWGNRKCGGRGACRIYDIHTFRMLFLGLVACLRVFGYALFWIAITYIKKKEQAEQSVELQKPAVCDPDLEEALNQSSAEDNHEVQKALKEEFL from the exons ATGATAGCAGAGGGAGGGCCAGATGGGTTCAGCGAGTCAGGAAAAAATGAATATTCAGAGATGAATATGAACGAAAAGCCTCAAGCTAATTGTTGCTCTCCGACTCTAAAG ATCTTTATTGGAGTTCTTGCATTTGCTTTTTTCACCAAATCTCTGTCGGGGACTTACTCCAAGAGCACCATCACTCAGATTGAGAAAAGGTTTGATATCTCCAGCTCCACTGTTGGCGTCATCGATGGAAGCTTCGAAATGG GTAATCTGTTGGTCATTACTGTGGTAAGCTACTTTGGTGCCAGGTTTCACAGGCCCAAGATCATTGGAGCAGGAGCTCTGCTGATGGCTGCAGGCACACTGTTAATGTCTCTACCTCACTTTCTGATGGGACG GTACGAGTATGAGACAGTTGCCTCCCACACTAATGATGCTGATAATTTTACACTAAGCTCTATCTGCTCACCTAACACCCAGAATCCCTTTCAACAGCCTGTTTCTG GGTGTCAAAACGGAGAAGAGGAAGGCTCGCCCATGTGGGTTGTTCTTCTGGTGGGAAACATTATCCGGGGAATCGGGGAAGCCACCATTGTGCCTTTGGGAATATCATTTATTGATGACTATGCACGCCCAGAAAACTCTGCTTTCTACATTG GTTGTCTACACACAATTAGCGTGATCGGTCCACTGTTTGGTTACTCCCTTGGATCTCTCTGTGCTAGTCTTTATGTGGACATTGGTTTAGTGAGCCAAG aaaGTTTAAGCATCACCCAACAGGACTCTCGGTGGGTTGGGGCCTGGTGGTTGGGATATGTGGTTGCAGGATGTCTGACACTTTTGGCTGCTTTGCCTTTCTGGTGCCTTCCCCGAGCTCTGCCTGAAATCCCCAAGAGCACTGAGCTAGACCAGCCCTCAAATCAGCACCAACACACAACCAGCATTAAAGATATAGCCAAAG AGTTTGGTCCATCTCTGAAGCGTTTGCTCTTAAACAAGATCTATTTCCTCTACTTGATTTCCAACCTTATGATGTTTAACGCCTTCGTCATAATTATAACATACGTGCCTAAGTACTTGGAACAGCAGTTTGGACAGAGCACATCCAAAACCAACTTTCTCATAG GAGTGACTACTATGCCAGCTGTGGCTCTGGGTATTTTTCTGAGTGGGGTGGTGATGAAGAAGTTTAAACTTGGTCTTCTGGGCGCCTCCAAAGTGGCTTTCTTTACCTCTATTGCTGGATTTCTATGCACTTTGCCTTACTTTGCTCTCAGCTGCCAAAATATTGATTTTGCTGGCGTCACAGCTCCCTATCAaag TTCCATGGATGTTCAAACTATAGATGGTTTACTGTCTTCCTGCAACTCAGCATGTGGTTGCACCGACAGCCAGTGGGATCCAGTGTGTGGACAGAATGGCATCACCTACATCTCTCCCTGCCATGCTGGATGTGATTCTACCCATGGCACAGGGCGAAATATG ACTTTCCATGAATGTTCGTGTGTCAAGAGCTGGGCTCCGAATGCAGGAAACTCATCGGCAGCATTGGGACAGTGTTCACGAGAGAGCAACTGtgctaaaatgttttacatctttCTGGCACTTCAGTCTGTCAGCTTCTTTGTGTACTGCCTGGGCAGCACTCCTATCTTCATCATCTCACTGAG GTCCGTGGAGCCTGAACTAAAGTCTCTCTCTGTTGGGATGTTACTGCTTGTTTTAAGAGTCTTGG GTGGCATACCTGCACCCATTTATTTTGGCGCACTTATTGACTCTACCTGTCTGAAATGGGGCAATAGAAAATGTGGTGGAAGAGGGGCGTGCAGAATATACGACATTCATACTTTCAG GATGCTGTTTCTTGGACTGGTCGCCTGTTTGCGGGTCTTTGGTTACGCTTTGTTTTGGATAGCGATcacatacattaaaaaaaaggaaCAAGCCGAACAATCCGTAGAACTCCAGAAACCAGCGGTGTGTGATCCAGATCTGGAGGAGGCTTTAAATCAATCCTCTGCCGAGGACAATCATGAGGTCCAGAAAGCTCTAAAGGAGGAGTTTTTATGA